Below is a window of Populus trichocarpa isolate Nisqually-1 chromosome 3, P.trichocarpa_v4.1, whole genome shotgun sequence DNA.
AGCCAAATTTCTCGTCTGATTTAAGACAATTTATTGTATACAGTTACAATCTTGGATTATGAGCTGGTAAGGGAGGGATTCCAGTTCCatcaggtttttctttttcctgcttTCATTCCTTCATTATGGAAAAATGGTTTCAGATCAAGGAGAAGaatatatctttattattatcgtAAGTAAGCATGTTTTAAGAACCTATTCACTGTGATCATAGAAGTGGAATTTCCATGTCAACTTCAACAGAGAAACctgtaaaacaaaaatgataatcTTGATGTGATATGTTATCTAGACAAAAAGGtagaaaaatgataagggaaataAGAGAGATTCTGGTGGCTATTTTGAATGGACAATGTGATTTggatttcataatattttatcttttccaaATCATAAATCTTACAAAACGGAACAACTAatgcaagtgaaaaaaaaaaagtagaattcTTATGCATCAtattttaagagagaaaaaatattatcctagTCTATTCCTTCTGGTTTCCACTACAATATTCCACTGCAGACTATTTCTAACAAGATTTCAGGACTTGATAGTGCAGAATCTGCTTGCCTAGTGATgacttgtgttttcattttacAAGCATATCATGGTAAGCCTGTTCTACTAGAAGACATAACAACAGAGCTCCACCACTGTTAATAAAATCCTtctgaaatctcaatctttaGAAGTTGTCTCGAGTATGTAGGGGAGAAAATCATTCAGTTGGATACTTCCTACAGTAGATTCTCATTTTCTGTCTGTTCATCAACCTTCTTCGAGTTACAGATTTTTATGCTTATCATCATTGTTGTCACCACAAAAATACATAGCAGAATGTTCAAGATCATAGACACAGCTTCACCTGACAATACATGCACAATTGAAAAACCTGCAAAAGTAAGATCTGAATGTTAAACTGATCTCCGTATCAAATTATGTATATAAGTTGCTTCTGAATAGGGCAGCAGAGGACCTAAGTGAACAACAACAAAACCTAAGGattttaattctcaataatgaaaaagaaataagtaCACGCATAATTGTGAAAAATGTGTGTGGATACTTGTTAAAAATTCCAAGTACGGGAAAGGTGGACCACTgatatgatattttagaaaatgaaTGCTCTCTCTGGTACCCATAAGGAAACTTCATGAAATACCCAGAAGACTTTTCCTAGTCTTGTTTACAATTCAAAGTCATTGTCAATTTGATCAACTTGTTCCAGGCATCAGATTAGTAACCTCTTATCAGCACCATTCGGCAATGACTAGTAGCTAACAGTGATCCAAGGGCTATCAGAAGATTATGACTTTACCTTTATCCAGTGTTATGTTGGGACAGCCTGATTTAGGTCCTGCTTTGGACTGGAACACACATGAGCCTACTTGTTCTTCAAAATCTTTGCGCCCAGGCATACTCCAAGTTAATTCAAGGCCAAAACTATTATCAGCAAGATAAGGACTGTATGAAAATGGAATGGGAATAGCTTTCAATGGTCTGCAAGAAACTGGAATGGGCAACGAAGATTCGACTGTGTAAACATGATGTCTGGAACCACTCAAACATGAAACCTCATCGAAAGAAGGCGAAAGCCTGGTTGAGCAATTGAGGTATATAAAGTTCTTCAAAAGATAGTAATACTGGAAAGGTGTACCGGAGAGGTTAAGATTAAGAAAGACTTCATGGACACAACTTTTGGGGTCAAGAAGACTGAGTTTTCTGATATCATAAGAGATGGATTTCACAACTAAGGGTCCATAAGTTGGGAAATGAATCATGGTGGTGTTATCTCTGCAAACAAGTTCGAAACCAGGATTACCACAGTGCTGGGGTTGTTGGCCTAATGCTCGGAATGGGAAACGGATATCAGGACCGCCGTGACTGCACTTAACCATTGGACATTTGGATTCAAAAGCATTTATGGTTAGAaacatggaggagaagagagtAAAGAACATAAAAGCATCCATTGTTTGTAATAACGAAGACACAACAGTTTGGCTGGTTCTGATTTCTCCCCTATACAAGTCACATAGAAAGATCTTGCGCATCAACCTTGTCTGATTGAAATGTTAGACTATCAAGAAAATATGTACTCCTCACTACAAGTTAATTGCCTTCCAAGTAACTTGTTTCCCGGTAAATTCTCCCAATGGAAGATATACAAGAtggaaagaaatatatttttttccccattGGAATACAAACAAGATGGAAAGAAAGTACTATAAAGTTTGTTTCCAACTCGTAAATGTTGGGAAAACTACCTGGAAACAACTTACTTTTAATTTGCCCACGCACGCAGCACTTTTCTAGAGGACTTTCCTGCCTACCAAAGAACTCTTCTGAGGTTATGGAAaggttaagaagaaaataagaaagtgTAGGACACCCTAAATGAATGGAAGACATgcagaatattttaatttagagtGAGACTGCGCACTGCGAGGTCTCATGGAAGCTGTAGCCGGCCCTAAGTAACATGATTaaattgttgggtttatttactTTCTACTTTTTTTGTTCCCCTGCTTTTGGTGCTGGTGGaatattttctttacaaaaagcAAGCAACGGGCTGCAAGGGGAGTTGAAGAGGTTGCTTGGGACCCAACTAAAAATCTGGGCGTGGAAACAAGATAGTAGCTCCAGCGTTTGGTGATCTAAAATCTAGGCAGTGGCCTGTCTTTCACGTAGCCTTGATGGTGATGTATGCagaatttcaaaatcatttactGCAAATCACTTTCTGCTGCCTTCCACTTGTCTCTCTTCTATCCTCTGGAAGACTTCACTCGTGGGTCTTTCCGTAAGAAGATGACTTTTCATTGTATTTCGCCAACATTTACGTGATTTTGACCATTGGGCGCAAGCTCTTCAcaaatttttctttctccaaATTTGGAAGATTCCTAAACagtgtattttaattgttatcatttACGTAAATTTCGACTTCTTCGTAAGATTCtgaacattattaattaattgaaaaaaatatatatatatatctcatagttaaaatcatagttttaaaacttgacccGGGACTGGAATCGGGTcaggttaaagaaaaaacagaggaaggaAAAACCTGATGTGACCcggcgacccggtcaaaaactcggttataacccgttgattttttttttactaaaacgacgtcgttttgatttttttaaaataaaaaaattgacccagACGATctggtgacccggtcaaaacccagaACCCGGGCCAGCCACCggaccgggtctaaaaactatggttaAAACTATAACCTCACTTACAATGCACCGTAAATTGTAATATTGCATTGtgttacttggtttttttttatttgatttcttttaaaaaacaattataacaataGCTAAAAGGACTCagtcttttactgtggactgcacagtgcagtccacagtaaaagatgagcttttttttccatttttttttgtcttctttttttttttttttaattttttcctcatttttttctgtttttttttttggttttctattgcctttatgggtttttttttgcttttttctttgtgtatttttcttttaatgaaattttttttttaatttagtttgttaatgttaatttttttatttagttatcaaattttcataacacggatcccgggtttgacgggttaacctgatttgacgagttaacccaaattttttttcttttctttttaattaattgtaacatatactaaaacggatcagtgttttactatggactgcacagtgcagtccacagtaaaacactgattcgttttttgtttttttttttttaagttgtcttatttttttagctgttttttatgcctttcgggattttttttggcttctttctttttttttttcttctaacaaaatttttttgtttaatttggtttattaatgttaaattttttttatttagttatcagactttcatgacacgttttctggatttaacgggttaacctgatttgacaagttaacccaaaaatatattttttttgctttttttctttttcattaattttttttatttagtttagtttgttaatgttaaatttttttctatttagttatcagactttcatgacacatatctcgagtttcacgggttaatctggtttcacgggtgaacccagttaattctgggttgacccgttaattttttttgttttttattttcataatttttttttgattaatttagtttgttaatgttaaatttttttatttagttatcagactttcatgacacagatcctaggtttaacgggttaatatggtttgatgagttaacccggattttttttaatttttttcgtttagtttagtttgttaatgttcacttttttttatttagttaccagacattcatgacatggatcctgggtttaacgggttaacttggtttgacgagctaacctgaaattttttttttttgctttttttttctttttaattattttttttcgtttagtttagtttgttaatgttaaatttctttctatttagttttttttcttcttagaggttttttttcttttattttttattattaattaattttatttaattaatttagtttattaatattaaagttttttctaagtagttctccgctgatgcctttagtttttctttttatttttttgttgtttttatgcatttgactgtggactgcacagtgcagtccacagtgaaaaggctcatccttttgttttttttctttttaattaattattttgtttaatttaaattgttaatgttaattttttttctatttagttatcaaactttcatgacaaggattccggatttgacaggttaacctggtttgacgagttaacccagttaattctgggttaacccattagtttgttttttttcctttttaattatcaaactttcacgatgcgaattcaaggtatgacgagttaacccagttaattcatatttttttctttttcttcattagtttttattttcctgttggttttttttctttgtttttttttaactaatctatttaattatcacatatttatgacacgaccttgtaGCTAGACCCACATctaatgctattgggtctggtattgcagtcaaacccacttaaatttaggccatgcaagtttaatgttattattaatattataaatattactcttggattaGGCGTTGCAACTAAAcctaagactcttgggtataattttgcaaaaaaacctaatacttttagatcttaactttttatgaaatgcaaaaaataattgacccgcggcatcgcgcggggcatGTATCTAGTTGATACTATTTAAGGTTAGTTTAACAAAATCATATTCAATTTTGTTGATTCAAAATAATCTAgaatttaaggatcaaattgaaacataaacaaattTCCAATCACTTTTTTATCCATACCAGggactaaaaagaaaaactaatttgGCATGTACAACACATATACAAACACGTGGGGAAAGCCACTACACTGAGGTAGCACATGTGCCTTCCTTCGAGATACAAGGGTCTTTCTCGTTATCATTTGAATCGTTTTAGTGGTGGCTTTCTCATGAGATGACGCATGATGGTGAATGAGCTTCAGTATgccattctttttttctcttttttatcctcTCATTGGTTTCCGTGCCCAACTCTCTCGGGTgg
It encodes the following:
- the LOC7471645 gene encoding RING-H2 finger protein ATL22 isoform X2, translated to MIHFPTYGPLVVKSISYDIRKLSLLDPKSCVHEVFLNLNLSGTPFQYYYLLKNFIYLNCSTRLSPSFDEVSCLSGSRHHVYTVESSLPIPVSCRPLKAIPIPFSYSPYLADNSFGLELTWSMPGRKDFEEQVGSCVFQSKAGPKSGCPNITLDKGFSIVHVLSGEAVSMILNILLCIFVVTTMMISIKICNSKKVDEQTENENLL
- the LOC7471645 gene encoding RING-H2 finger protein ATL22 isoform X1 gives rise to the protein MRKIFLCDLYRGEIRTSQTVVSSLLQTMDAFMFFTLFSSMFLTINAFESKCPMVKCSHGGPDIRFPFRALGQQPQHCGNPGFELVCRDNTTMIHFPTYGPLVVKSISYDIRKLSLLDPKSCVHEVFLNLNLSGTPFQYYYLLKNFIYLNCSTRLSPSFDEVSCLSGSRHHVYTVESSLPIPVSCRPLKAIPIPFSYSPYLADNSFGLELTWSMPGRKDFEEQVGSCVFQSKAGPKSGCPNITLDKGFSIVHVLSGEAVSMILNILLCIFVVTTMMISIKICNSKKVDEQTENENLL